The following nucleotide sequence is from Paenibacillus andongensis.
CTTGGTGCGCAGCATAGCCGCAACCTCGGCTGCCTCATCGAGGCGGAAGTCAACGCCGTAGCCGCTTTCGCGGGCGTAGAAGGACGGGAACTCGCTCGTTTTGAAACCAACCACGGGTACGCCATAGGTTTCCAAATACTCGAGCGTACGGCCAATATCGAGGATCGACTTCACGCCTGCGCAGACGACGGCGACGTTCGTTTGAGCCAGCTCCGTCAAGTCGGCGGAGACGTCCATTGTCACTTCACCTTCGCGGTGTACACCGCCGATACCGCCGGTAGCGAACACTTCGATGCCGGCAAGCGCCGCGCCGATCATCGTTGCGGCTACAGTCGTCGCGCCGATTTTGCCGGATGACAGGATGTAAGGGAAGTCCCGGCGGCTAACTTTTTCTACGTTAGCCGTTGTCGCGAAAGCCTCAAGTTCCTGCTCGTTCAAGCCGATCTTGATTTTACCATCCATAATGCCAATCGTTGCTGGGACAGCGCCGTTGTCGCGGATGATTTGTTCGACTTTTTTAGCCATTTCAATGTTCTGCGGGTAAGGCATCCCGTGGGAAATAATCGTTGTCTCCAAGGCTACGATTGGCTTATTGTTCGCGAGAGCATCTTTCACTTCGTCGGTAAATGTCAGGTAGGATGTGTTCATAATAGGGATC
It contains:
- a CDS encoding pseudouridine-5'-phosphate glycosidase → MNTSYLTFTDEVKDALANNKPIVALETTIISHGMPYPQNIEMAKKVEQIIRDNGAVPATIGIMDGKIKIGLNEQELEAFATTANVEKVSRRDFPYILSSGKIGATTVAATMIGAALAGIEVFATGGIGGVHREGEVTMDVSADLTELAQTNVAVVCAGVKSILDIGRTLEYLETYGVPVVGFKTSEFPSFYARESGYGVDFRLDEAAEVAAMLRTKWELGLAGGAIIANPVPAESAMNHHEIEGVIQQALAEAKDQNVTGKKVTPFLLARIKQLTEGRSLETNIALVYHNAQTAAQVAVALKNK